In Mangifera indica cultivar Alphonso chromosome 1, CATAS_Mindica_2.1, whole genome shotgun sequence, a single genomic region encodes these proteins:
- the LOC123216752 gene encoding pyruvate decarboxylase 2-like, giving the protein MDTMIGSLNTCKPSCNDLARPANGAVSTLQSSDSFTPIVNLSALTLGSHLARRLIEVGVTDLFSVPGDFNLTLLDYLIAEPGLNVIGCCNELNAGYAADGYARSRGVSACVVTFHVGGLSAINAIAGAYSENLPVICIVGGPNSNDYGTNRILHHTIGLPDFSQELRCFQTVTCYQAVVNHLEDAHELIDTAISTALKESKPVYISISCNLAGLSHPTFRREQVPFALSPKLSNKMGLEAAVDAAAEFLNKAVKPVLVGGPKLRVANACDAFVELADACGYAFAVMPAAKGLVPENHPHFIGTYWGSVSTAFCAEIVESADAYLFAGPIFNDFVSVGYSLLLKKEKAIIVQPDRVVIANGPAYGCVLMKDFLKALSKRIRCNTNSYDNYHRIYVPQGILLKSEPQEPLRANVLFQHIQKMLSGESAVIAETGDSWFNCQKLKLPNGCGYEFQMQYGSIGWSVGATLGYTQGVPEKRVIACIGDGSFQVTGQEVSTMLRCGQKTIIFLINNGGYTIEAEIHDGPYNVIKNWDYTGLIDAIHNGEGKCWTKKVRCEEELIEAIEEATGPHKDCLCFIETIVHKDDTSKELLEWGSRVAAANGRPPNPQ; this is encoded by the exons ATGGACACAATGATTGGATCACTTAACACTTGCAAGCCTTCGTGTAACGACTTAGCTCGTCCCGCAAATGGGGCTGTTTCAACCCTTCAAAGCTCTGATTCATTCACTCCAATCGTCAATCTGTCCGCATTAACTCTCGGTAGTCACCTTGCTCGCCGGCTCATTGAAGTTGGTGTCACCGACTTGTTCTCTGTTCCCGGTGACTTTAACTTGACTCTTCTTGATTATTTGATAGCTGAGCCCGGGCTTAACGTGATCGGCTGCTGTAACGAACTGAATGCTGGATATGCTGCTGATGGCTACGCGCGGTCTCGTGGTGTCAGTGCCTGCGTGGTTACTTTCCACGTCGGTGGTCTTAGCGCGATCAATGCCATTGCTGGAGcttacagtgaaaatttgccgGTTATTTGCATAGTTGGAGGGCCAAACTCAAATGATTATGGAACCAACAGGATCCTTCATCACACTATTGGATTGCCTGATTTTAGCCAAGAACTAAGATGTTTCCAGACTGTAACTTGCTATCAG GCTGTGGTGAATCACTTGGAAGATGCACATGAATTAATAGACACCGCGATATCGACTGCTTTGAAAGAAAGCAAGCCTGTTTATATCAGCATCTCTTGTAACTTGGCTGGTCTTTCTCATCCTACTTTCAGACGTGAGCAAGTTCCATTTGCTCTTTCTCCTAA ATTGAGTAACAAGATGGGGTTGGAGGCTGCAGTTGATGCAGCAGCAGAGTTCTTGAACAAGGCAGTGAAACCAGTGTTGGTTGGTGGACCTAAGCTGAGAGTTGCCAATGCATGTGATGCTTTTGTTGAGCTTGCCGATGCTTGTGGTTATGCCTTTGCGGTGATGCCTGCAGCGAAAGGGCTAGTGCCAGAGAATCATCCCCATTTTATTGGAACTTACTGGGGTTCAGTTAGCACTGCCTTTTGTGCTGAAATTGTGGAATCTGCAGATGCTTATTTGTTTGCTGGACCTATATTTAATGACTTTGTCTCTGTTGGATACTCTCTGCTTCTGAAGAAAGAGAAGGCCATTATAGTCCAGCCTGATCGTGTTGTTATTGCGAATGGGCCTGCATATGGGTGTGTTTTGATGAAGGATTTCCTGAAAGCTCTTTCAAAGCGTATCCGGTGCAACACTAATTCTTATGACAACTACCACAGGATTTATGTTCCTCAAGGGATTCTTCTGAAGTCTGAACCTCAAGAGCCATTGAGAGCGAATGTTCTATTCCAACATATACAGAAGATGCTGTCTGGTGAAAGTGCTGTGATTGCTGAAACAGGGGACTCTTGGTTTAACTGCCAGAAACTTAAACTGCCTAATGGATGCGG GTATGAGTTCCAAATGCAATATGGATCAATTGGTTGGTCAGTTGGTGCAACTCTTGGGTATACACAGGGTGTGCCGGAGAAACGTGTAATTGCCTGCATTGGTGATGGCAGCTTCCAG GTCACTGGACAAGAAGTATCAACAATGCTGCGATGCGGGCAGAAGACCATCATCTTCCTGATTAACAATGGTGGCTATACCATTGAAGCTGAGATCCATGACGGACCTTATAATGTAATCAAGAACTGGGATTACACTGGGCTGATTGATGCAATACACAACGGCGAGGGCAAGTGCTGGACAAAAAAG GTGCGCTGTGAGGAGGAGCTGATCGAGGCAATAGAGGAGGCAACTGGACCACACAAGGATTGCCTGTGCTTCATTGAGACAATTGTTCACAAGGATGATACCAGCAAAGAGTTGTTGGAATGGGGTTCCAGGGTCGCAGCCGCCAATGGCCGTCCACCAAATCCTCAGTAG
- the LOC123223030 gene encoding transcription factor bHLH140 isoform X1 — MDMDVDDTGKTGGEKEKEKPIVLLLVGAPGSGKSTFCDYVMRSSARPWVRVCQDIINNGKSGTKAQCLMSAASALKEGKSVFIDRCNLQREQRADFMKLGGPQIEMHAVVLDLPAKLCISRSVKRKGHEGDLQGGRAAIVVNSMLQKKELPKLSEGFSRIMFCQNESDVQAALDTYIKLGALEAFPHGCFGQKNPDAKIQLGIMKFLKKVDVPSNARPNASSAQDSATPEATKVTKTICEGRENATSLTDTADEEGKPRPDLVVDSVRQNGSSSDVPTLAFPSISTSDFQFNHEKASDIIIEKVEEFLYKLGNAQLVLVDLSHGSKILSLVRDKAAQKNINPKKFFTFVGDITQLHSRGGLHCNVIANAANWRLKPGGGGVNAAIFSAAGPALEVATKEQTKCLSPGNAVVVPLPSSSSLYSREGVTHVIHVLGPNMNPNRPDCLDNDYVKGCKILRMAYTSLFEGFLSIVRSEEKLPKGSNEKIGSKPSFLLGHSEDAPKNFGSKSDQKIKRDAVDQHERSKKCKGSQNEFGSDINASRPGKVNANNGNIGGSKTKVWGPWAQALYNIAMHPEKHKDDLLEITDDIVVLNDLYPKAQKHLLVLARCDGLDSLADVSKEHLQLLKMMHAVGLKWAEKFLLENASLVFRLGYHSDPSMRQLHLHVISQDFDSKHLKNKRHWNTFTTAFFRDSVDVIEEIGSRGEAALVNKESVLSMELRCHRCRSAHPNIPKLKWHIFNCQAPFPTDLLQNGRLVLAPSNT; from the exons ATGGATATGGATGTTGACGATACCGGTAAAACCGGAG GCgaaaaagagaaggagaagcCAATTGTGTTGCTTTTGGTGGGCGCCCCAGGCAGCGGAAAGTCCACCTTCTGCGACTACGTCATGCGTTCCTCAGCTCGTCCCTGGGTCCGCGTTTGTCAG GATATAATTAATAATGGTAAGTCTGGAACGAAGGCCCAGTGCCTAATGAGTGCAGCCAGTGCATTGAAGGAGGGAAAAAGTGTATTTATTGACCGATGCAACTTGCAGAGAGAACAACGTGCAGATTTTATGAAGCTTGGAGGTCCTCAAATAGAGATGCATGCTGTGGTGCTTGATCTTCCTGCCAAGCTTTGTATATCTCGATCTGTTAAACGGAAAGGCCATGAGGGGGATTTGCAAGGTGGAAGAGCTGCAATAGTTGTGAATAGTATGTTACAGAAGAAAGAATTGCCTAAGTTGAGTGAAGGGTTTTCTCGAATTATGTTTTGCCAGAATGAGAGTGATGTTCAAGCTGCTCTTGATACATACATTAAACTTGGTGCTTTGGAAGCATTTCCCCATGGTTGTTTTGGCCAAAAGAATCCAGATGCCAAAATTCAACTCGGCATAATGAAGTTCTTAAAGAAAGTAGATGTTCCTTCTAATGCCAGACCAAATGCAAGTAGTGCTCAGGATTCTGCAACTCCTGAAGCTACCAAGGTAACTAAAACCATCTGTGAAGGACGAGAAAATGCTACTTCATTAACAGATACTGCAGATGAGGAGGGGAAGCCAAGACCAGACCTGGTAGTGGACTCTGTCAGGCAGAATGGTTCTTCTAGTGATGTGCCCACTCTTGCATTTCCATCTATTTCAACATCAGATTTCCAATTCAACCATGAAAAGGCCTCTGACATAATTATTGAGAAAGTTGAGGAGTTTCTTTATAAGCTTGGAAATGCCCAGCTTGTATTAGTGGACTTGAGCCATGGCTCAAAGATTTTATCTTTGGTTAGGGATAAAGCCGCACAAAAGAACATTAACCCCAAAAAGTTCTTCACATTTGTAGGAGATATAACTCAACTTCATTCCAGAGGAGGTTTACACTGTAATGTAATCGCTAATGCTGCCAATTG GAGGCTGAAACCTGGAGGTGGAGGTGTGAATGCTGCAATCTTCAGTGCTGCAGGTCCTGCCTTGGAGGTTGCAACCAAGGAACAGACTAAATGTCTATCCCCTGGGAATGCGGTGGTTGTTCCTCTcccttcatcatcttctttgtaTAGTAGGGAAGGTGTGACCCATGTTATACACGTTCTTGGACCTAATATGAACCCAAATAGACCTGATTGTCTTGACAATGACTATGTTAAAGGCTGCAAAATTCTTCGAATGGCTTACACATCACTTTTTGAAGGTTTCCTATCGATAGTTAGGTCTGAAGAAAAGTTACCAAAGGGAAGCAATGAAAAAATTGGGTCAAAGCCTTCATTCTTGCTAGGTCACTCTGAAGATGCCCCCAAAAATTTTGGTTCAAAAAGTGATCAGAAGATTAAAAGAGATGCTGTCGACCAACATGAAAGAAGCAAGAAATGCAAGGGATCTCAAAATGAATTTGGATCTGATATTAATGCTTCCAGGCCTGGAAAGGTCAATGCCAACAATGGCAATATTGGTGGAAGTAAAACTAAGGTCTGGGGCCCCTGGGCTCAAGCTCTTTACAACATTGCCATGCATCCTGAAAAGCATAAGGATGACCTGCTAGAAATAACTGATGATATTGTTGTACTAAATGATCTTTATCCAAAG GCACAAAAACACCTTTTGGTGCTGGCACGATGTGATGGTCTTGATAGCTTGGCAGATGTCAGTAAAGAACATCTTCAACTCTTAAAAATGATGCATGCTGTGGGTTTGAAGTGGGCTGAGAAGTTCTTGCTTGAAAATGCATCATTGGTCTTTCGCCTTGGATATCACTCG GATCCATCGATGCGGCAGCTACACCTACATGTTATTAGCCAGGATTTTGATTCAAAACATCTTAAGAATAAGAGGCACTGGAATACTTTCACTACTGCATTTTTCCGTGATTCAGTTGATGTAATTGAGGAAATCGGTAGCCGAGGGGAAGCAGCATTAGTGAATAAAGAGAGCGTGTTGTCAATGGAATTGCGCTGCCATCGATGTAGAAGTGCACACCCCAACATCCCCAAGCTGAAATGGCATATTTTCAATTGTCAAGCTCCCTTCCCTACCGACCTACTTCAAAATGGTCGGCTTGTACTTGCTCCAAGTAACACCTAG
- the LOC123223030 gene encoding transcription factor bHLH140 isoform X2 — protein sequence MDMDVDDTGKTGGEKEKEKPIVLLLVGAPGSGKSTFCDYVMRSSARPWVRVCQDIINNGKSGTKAQCLMSAASALKEGKSVFIDRCNLQREQRADFMKLGGPQIEMHAVVLDLPAKLCISRSVKRKGHEGDLQGGRAAIVVNSMLQKKELPKLSEGFSRIMFCQNESDVQAALDTYIKLGALEAFPHGCFGQKNPDAKIQLGIMKFLKKVDVPSNARPNASSAQDSATPEATKVTKTICEGRENATSLTDTADEEGKPRPDLVVDSVRQNGSSSDVPTLAFPSISTSDFQFNHEKASDIIIEKVEEFLYKLGNAQLVLVDLSHGSKILSLVRDKAAQKNINPKKFFTFVGDITQLHSRGGLHCNVIANAANWRLKPGGGGVNAAIFSAAGPALEVATKEQTKCLSPGNAVVVPLPSSSSLYSREGVTHVIHVLGPNMNPNRPDCLDNDYVKGCKILRMAYTSLFEGFLSIVRSEEKLPKGSNEKIGSKPSFLLGHSEDAPKNFGSKSDQKIKRDAVDQHERSKKCKGSQNEFGSDINASRPGKVNANNGNIGGSKTKVWGPWAQALYNIAMHPEKHKDDLLEITDDIVVLNDLYPKAQKHLLVLARCDGLDSLADVSKEHLQLLKMMHAVGLKWAEKFLLENASLVFRLGYHSNLVLAAVTWLWKIHRCGSYTYMLLARILIQNILRIRGTGILSLLHFSVIQLM from the exons ATGGATATGGATGTTGACGATACCGGTAAAACCGGAG GCgaaaaagagaaggagaagcCAATTGTGTTGCTTTTGGTGGGCGCCCCAGGCAGCGGAAAGTCCACCTTCTGCGACTACGTCATGCGTTCCTCAGCTCGTCCCTGGGTCCGCGTTTGTCAG GATATAATTAATAATGGTAAGTCTGGAACGAAGGCCCAGTGCCTAATGAGTGCAGCCAGTGCATTGAAGGAGGGAAAAAGTGTATTTATTGACCGATGCAACTTGCAGAGAGAACAACGTGCAGATTTTATGAAGCTTGGAGGTCCTCAAATAGAGATGCATGCTGTGGTGCTTGATCTTCCTGCCAAGCTTTGTATATCTCGATCTGTTAAACGGAAAGGCCATGAGGGGGATTTGCAAGGTGGAAGAGCTGCAATAGTTGTGAATAGTATGTTACAGAAGAAAGAATTGCCTAAGTTGAGTGAAGGGTTTTCTCGAATTATGTTTTGCCAGAATGAGAGTGATGTTCAAGCTGCTCTTGATACATACATTAAACTTGGTGCTTTGGAAGCATTTCCCCATGGTTGTTTTGGCCAAAAGAATCCAGATGCCAAAATTCAACTCGGCATAATGAAGTTCTTAAAGAAAGTAGATGTTCCTTCTAATGCCAGACCAAATGCAAGTAGTGCTCAGGATTCTGCAACTCCTGAAGCTACCAAGGTAACTAAAACCATCTGTGAAGGACGAGAAAATGCTACTTCATTAACAGATACTGCAGATGAGGAGGGGAAGCCAAGACCAGACCTGGTAGTGGACTCTGTCAGGCAGAATGGTTCTTCTAGTGATGTGCCCACTCTTGCATTTCCATCTATTTCAACATCAGATTTCCAATTCAACCATGAAAAGGCCTCTGACATAATTATTGAGAAAGTTGAGGAGTTTCTTTATAAGCTTGGAAATGCCCAGCTTGTATTAGTGGACTTGAGCCATGGCTCAAAGATTTTATCTTTGGTTAGGGATAAAGCCGCACAAAAGAACATTAACCCCAAAAAGTTCTTCACATTTGTAGGAGATATAACTCAACTTCATTCCAGAGGAGGTTTACACTGTAATGTAATCGCTAATGCTGCCAATTG GAGGCTGAAACCTGGAGGTGGAGGTGTGAATGCTGCAATCTTCAGTGCTGCAGGTCCTGCCTTGGAGGTTGCAACCAAGGAACAGACTAAATGTCTATCCCCTGGGAATGCGGTGGTTGTTCCTCTcccttcatcatcttctttgtaTAGTAGGGAAGGTGTGACCCATGTTATACACGTTCTTGGACCTAATATGAACCCAAATAGACCTGATTGTCTTGACAATGACTATGTTAAAGGCTGCAAAATTCTTCGAATGGCTTACACATCACTTTTTGAAGGTTTCCTATCGATAGTTAGGTCTGAAGAAAAGTTACCAAAGGGAAGCAATGAAAAAATTGGGTCAAAGCCTTCATTCTTGCTAGGTCACTCTGAAGATGCCCCCAAAAATTTTGGTTCAAAAAGTGATCAGAAGATTAAAAGAGATGCTGTCGACCAACATGAAAGAAGCAAGAAATGCAAGGGATCTCAAAATGAATTTGGATCTGATATTAATGCTTCCAGGCCTGGAAAGGTCAATGCCAACAATGGCAATATTGGTGGAAGTAAAACTAAGGTCTGGGGCCCCTGGGCTCAAGCTCTTTACAACATTGCCATGCATCCTGAAAAGCATAAGGATGACCTGCTAGAAATAACTGATGATATTGTTGTACTAAATGATCTTTATCCAAAG GCACAAAAACACCTTTTGGTGCTGGCACGATGTGATGGTCTTGATAGCTTGGCAGATGTCAGTAAAGAACATCTTCAACTCTTAAAAATGATGCATGCTGTGGGTTTGAAGTGGGCTGAGAAGTTCTTGCTTGAAAATGCATCATTGGTCTTTCGCCTTGGATATCACTCG AATTTGGTGCTGGCTGCAGTAACTTGGTTGTGGAA GATCCATCGATGCGGCAGCTACACCTACATGTTATTAGCCAGGATTTTGATTCAAAACATCTTAAGAATAAGAGGCACTGGAATACTTTCACTACTGCATTTTTCCGTGATTCAGTTGATGTAA
- the LOC123223030 gene encoding transcription factor bHLH140 isoform X3, translated as MDMDVDDTGKTGGEKEKEKPIVLLLVGAPGSGKSTFCDYVMRSSARPWVRVCQDIINNGKSGTKAQCLMSAASALKEGKSVFIDRCNLQREQRADFMKLGGPQIEMHAVVLDLPAKLCISRSVKRKGHEGDLQGGRAAIVVNSMLQKKELPKLSEGFSRIMFCQNESDVQAALDTYIKLGALEAFPHGCFGQKNPDAKIQLGIMKFLKKVDVPSNARPNASSAQDSATPEATKVTKTICEGRENATSLTDTADEEGKPRPDLVVDSVRQNGSSSDVPTLAFPSISTSDFQFNHEKASDIIIEKVEEFLYKLGNAQLVLVDLSHGSKILSLVRDKAAQKNINPKKFFTFVGDITQLHSRGGLHCNVIANAANWRLKPGGGGVNAAIFSAAGPALEVATKEQTKCLSPGNAVVVPLPSSSSLYSREGVTHVIHVLGPNMNPNRPDCLDNDYVKGCKILRMAYTSLFEGFLSIVRSEEKLPKGSNEKIGSKPSFLLGHSEDAPKNFGSKSDQKIKRDAVDQHERSKKCKGSQNEFGSDINASRPGKVNANNGNIGGSKTKVWGPWAQALYNIAMHPEKHKDDLLEITDDIVVLNDLYPKAQKHLLVLARCDGLDSLADVSKEHLQLLKMMHAVGLKWAEKFLLENASLVFRLGYHSNLVLAAVTWLWK; from the exons ATGGATATGGATGTTGACGATACCGGTAAAACCGGAG GCgaaaaagagaaggagaagcCAATTGTGTTGCTTTTGGTGGGCGCCCCAGGCAGCGGAAAGTCCACCTTCTGCGACTACGTCATGCGTTCCTCAGCTCGTCCCTGGGTCCGCGTTTGTCAG GATATAATTAATAATGGTAAGTCTGGAACGAAGGCCCAGTGCCTAATGAGTGCAGCCAGTGCATTGAAGGAGGGAAAAAGTGTATTTATTGACCGATGCAACTTGCAGAGAGAACAACGTGCAGATTTTATGAAGCTTGGAGGTCCTCAAATAGAGATGCATGCTGTGGTGCTTGATCTTCCTGCCAAGCTTTGTATATCTCGATCTGTTAAACGGAAAGGCCATGAGGGGGATTTGCAAGGTGGAAGAGCTGCAATAGTTGTGAATAGTATGTTACAGAAGAAAGAATTGCCTAAGTTGAGTGAAGGGTTTTCTCGAATTATGTTTTGCCAGAATGAGAGTGATGTTCAAGCTGCTCTTGATACATACATTAAACTTGGTGCTTTGGAAGCATTTCCCCATGGTTGTTTTGGCCAAAAGAATCCAGATGCCAAAATTCAACTCGGCATAATGAAGTTCTTAAAGAAAGTAGATGTTCCTTCTAATGCCAGACCAAATGCAAGTAGTGCTCAGGATTCTGCAACTCCTGAAGCTACCAAGGTAACTAAAACCATCTGTGAAGGACGAGAAAATGCTACTTCATTAACAGATACTGCAGATGAGGAGGGGAAGCCAAGACCAGACCTGGTAGTGGACTCTGTCAGGCAGAATGGTTCTTCTAGTGATGTGCCCACTCTTGCATTTCCATCTATTTCAACATCAGATTTCCAATTCAACCATGAAAAGGCCTCTGACATAATTATTGAGAAAGTTGAGGAGTTTCTTTATAAGCTTGGAAATGCCCAGCTTGTATTAGTGGACTTGAGCCATGGCTCAAAGATTTTATCTTTGGTTAGGGATAAAGCCGCACAAAAGAACATTAACCCCAAAAAGTTCTTCACATTTGTAGGAGATATAACTCAACTTCATTCCAGAGGAGGTTTACACTGTAATGTAATCGCTAATGCTGCCAATTG GAGGCTGAAACCTGGAGGTGGAGGTGTGAATGCTGCAATCTTCAGTGCTGCAGGTCCTGCCTTGGAGGTTGCAACCAAGGAACAGACTAAATGTCTATCCCCTGGGAATGCGGTGGTTGTTCCTCTcccttcatcatcttctttgtaTAGTAGGGAAGGTGTGACCCATGTTATACACGTTCTTGGACCTAATATGAACCCAAATAGACCTGATTGTCTTGACAATGACTATGTTAAAGGCTGCAAAATTCTTCGAATGGCTTACACATCACTTTTTGAAGGTTTCCTATCGATAGTTAGGTCTGAAGAAAAGTTACCAAAGGGAAGCAATGAAAAAATTGGGTCAAAGCCTTCATTCTTGCTAGGTCACTCTGAAGATGCCCCCAAAAATTTTGGTTCAAAAAGTGATCAGAAGATTAAAAGAGATGCTGTCGACCAACATGAAAGAAGCAAGAAATGCAAGGGATCTCAAAATGAATTTGGATCTGATATTAATGCTTCCAGGCCTGGAAAGGTCAATGCCAACAATGGCAATATTGGTGGAAGTAAAACTAAGGTCTGGGGCCCCTGGGCTCAAGCTCTTTACAACATTGCCATGCATCCTGAAAAGCATAAGGATGACCTGCTAGAAATAACTGATGATATTGTTGTACTAAATGATCTTTATCCAAAG GCACAAAAACACCTTTTGGTGCTGGCACGATGTGATGGTCTTGATAGCTTGGCAGATGTCAGTAAAGAACATCTTCAACTCTTAAAAATGATGCATGCTGTGGGTTTGAAGTGGGCTGAGAAGTTCTTGCTTGAAAATGCATCATTGGTCTTTCGCCTTGGATATCACTCG AATTTGGTGCTGGCTGCAGTAACTTGGTTGTGGAAGTAA